Genomic window (Arachis hypogaea cultivar Tifrunner chromosome 13, arahy.Tifrunner.gnm2.J5K5, whole genome shotgun sequence):
CCTAGCATGCACTTCTTAAACATAGATGTAAATTTTGGATTTCCAACGTTACTTGTGGCGTTCCGAATGAGGTGCCAAGCACATAATCTATGATGGGCATTTGGGAATACCGTCTCAATTGCAAATCTCATTGATGGAGCACCATCTGTAATCACAGATACAGGTGCTTTTCCCTTCATGGCTGCCAATAATTGCTGTAATAACCACACGTAGACCTCCTTACTCTCATCGGTAACTAGAGCACTTCCAAATACCACTGTTTGGTTGTGATGATTCACACCGGAAAATACTACTACCGGACACAAGTACTTGTTCTTCTTGTATGTCGCATCAAAGGCAAGCACATCTCCAAATACTTCATAATCTAATTGGCTTCTTCCATCACACCAAAATAAAGCTCGCAATACCCCTTTAGCATCAACTATGTGCTCATAATAGAGGTTTGTATCTTCAGATTTCTGGTTTTTGAGGTATCGCAATGCCGCTCTAGCATCACCCAGGACATGACGCCTTCGCCTAGCAATCTCATTATACATATCCCTTAAGGTATAATTAACATTTTCATAACCACCTGCTTGATTAGCTAACATAGCATATATATGGGGTGTGCTAATGCCTGCATCCTTCATGTTGTTCATTTGACTAGCATCAGCTTCTGCCATTTTTCTATGTGTAGGAAGGAAACCAACTAACCTAGGATCAAGGCAATCATGATTGTGCGATTCAACAAACAAAGCCACATGCCATCTTCCAGTGTAAGCCACAAAACGAACTACAAACCTAGCCAGGCAACCACAACGAGTCTCAGATTTTGGCTCCCTTTTTCTGTTTTCCATATTATAATATTTCTCTGGTCTAAATCCCTCACGAGAGCACACAAACAATTGCTTCACATATTCTCCTTTGCTATTTTTCCAAGTCTTACTTTTTCTAGCACCGAAACCAACAGATTTTGCATAATGGTTATAGAAATCGAATGCTATCTGAAGATTAGGAAAATGAAAACATTCCATCTCATGAGCACTTATGTTCAGAAAATCAACCATGGCAATATTTTCAATATCTTCTATTCGATATAATTCATCCACCTCATGTGAAAAATCATTCCCATCAAACattgcttgaaattcttgctccCCTAAATCCTCAGAATTCACAGCTTCCTGCTCAATTTCATCTTGATACATTCCTTGAAATTCCTCTGTATCATCTGACTCTTCTATCATCTCATCAAAGAATACTCTTTCTTCCATTTTATCATCCACTTCAAGATCCTACTTAGCAATTTTATTTGCAACCGGAAAAACATAAAACAAATAGTATTCTAATAAATCAAAGTGCAGAGACCATTAACATGAAAATAATAGCACTGTTCtggttctatatttttttttaacttattaaattctaaaataagtaaaataaaagaaagcgTTGAAAATGTAGAAAACAATCTCCCTTATGCTATTAAACTCAATATCGATTAAACaaacaaaaggaagaaaaaacaTTAATGGCCAAGCAGAAAATATCGACAACTATGTACAAGAAACGGatttaaatttatgaaaaaatgaaCAGGGAACCATTAATGTGGAAGGAAGAAGAAACTATGTGATAAAATACAATATTCATGCAATAGAGAGGACTTACCGGTGGTCGCACTTCTCTTGTGCCACTGTTGAAACTGCCATTGCTGCCTCCATTATCAGGTGCGTGCTCCATATGAACCCTAAGAGGTTTCAGGGTTTCTAGTATTTTGTTAGATTAgtcattaatataattttaattggcCCAACAAAGAAATAGGAATATGATGGTAAATGATTAATATTGGGTTATTCTTGTAATAAATAAGAGATATAGtactaatattataataattgacTAAGGgtgtttttgtaaaaaaaaaaatataattgtgtTAGACAAACATTAAGAGGGACCAAGGTAAATGCCATAACTTATCTGGTCGCTGCCTTCTGTCTCATCCTTTTGCAGAAACTGTAGTCTTCTTCGTCATTGGTGACTGTACTCTGCTCTCCCAAGCAGCAAATCCAGGATGAATATGACTATTGGGACTCTGTCCCTTCCTACTGGAATTGCTTTTCCCACCCCGACAGATGTTTTTATGTTGAAGCCCAACCTATTATTGCATCTTAGTTCCCTTGATTATTACCAGGTATGACTTTGAgttatttttctttgtattacCTCCGAGTTATTGATTCAAGTGTTTGTGTTTTcgattattattggttattatttgGACTGAATTACAATAGGTATACAAAGAAATAAGTCACTAGtatgaaatacaaaatacaaatatacattgaaaataaattaaataacacatgGATTTATACATTGTTGCTTGATTTTGgtatacaaatagcatttttgctGAATTGCGGGATCGTGTACTGAAAATAACAAAATTGTCAGCCTTATTTACGTTTCTTGGTTGAGATTCTAAACAAAAAGTGGATAATTTCCTTTTGTTTCCTTTTCATAGTTTTCTATAATCTAATGTTAAACTGGTTCGTCTTCAAACTGGCAATATCCCATTCTGGCTAAAGTAATTTACTTCATTGAACATTGTTCTTAGCTTTTATTTGTGACAAATGCAATGGTTACTGCCAATTATGTTACAAAAATGCATTTGTGTTCCTGTTTTTGTTTATCAGTACAGTAGCGGTAAGATTAGACTTCCCGTGGAGACTAGAATTCAATTGAAGAAATGTTTTCGATGTAAATTGAAAGTCAGGGATGAAGTGCCACAAAATGCTAATTTTCCCCGGCAATatgcaagaaaagaaaagaaaccttTTTCGACGCCCATTGTTGAGCTGCGACGAGCAGCTAGGGAAAGGCTAAAGATGATGAAAGGTCAGCCAAGGAAATCACTTCTCGACCCCAAAGAATGGGTTGCTTGTGAAGAGCCTTATACCAACTGCTTACAATGTGTATAATGCAAGGATCACTTTAATTAACAATTTGAAGAAGTTGCTCAAAGTAGTGCCGGTGCATGCTTGTGAGTAGTTATCCTTGGTACCTTATCATACATTCGGCTAATGTGGAGTTTCTATGATTATAACCTCAATTTGATATGTTTTCTTTGTTATTGATAAATGCGATAATAGTAATACAAACTGATGTTGTTGTTTGGGGTCATGTGACATTTTTGTTTGCTTAGTGgtttcttttacaatttctttGAAGTGTTTCATAGGTCACAAAGCTTTTCATCTTCACCACATTTTagcttttttaattgttttatccTTAGTGAAATTTGAATCTAATTTCATACTAGCAATGCCACATACTATTTTTTTGAAAAGCAAATAGTTTATATCTTCCATTTTCAACAGAGGAAATTTGAATGCCAGATATTTGCAACCCACAGTTTGGTGTAACTATTATAACTTAATGAAAGCTATATTATAGACTTCATGTAAAATTTACCTCACTTTACCCCTCAATCAAAGATACCCATATAAACAATGCCAGTTTTCCACTTGTTTGCTGCTTAAAGTCTTTCATGGTAAGCATGCTGCCAGAGCCCAGGATAGGTAATTCACTGATGTAGGTAGGTTAACTTATGGTAGCATTGTAAGATTTTCAGTtgaaatttaaattctgttataTATTGAGCACAAATAATATATTCATGTACATTTTCAAGTGAGCACATAAGATATAGTAAGGACAAATTCTAGTTACTAGCTAACCTTGCAATATGGTATTTGTGCTGACAAACTAGCTTGTTGCTAACTCGTTCTGATTTACATGAGAAAAATGTCAAATCTTCCTGTAAAGTTTATTTTCTCTGTTAAAACTTGGTGCATTATTGTCCATTATTTATACAAATAAATGTGATTTAATGTCTGCCACAGCAAAAGTATTGAAAATATGATTGATTGTCCTATAGTGGTAGGTATCTGAAAATTTGTATACTGATGCAGGTGGTGCAGCGAAATCCATGTAGGACCTGTTGGACATCCATTTACATCGTGTAAAGGTGCACAAGCCAATCTTCGCAAGGGACTCCACGAATGGATGAAGGCACATGTTGAAGACATGATAATACCAATTGAAGCCTATCACCTCGAAGATCGACTAGGAAAGAGGATTCCTCATGAAGAGAGATTCTCTATCCCTCGAATACCAGCAATGGTTGAACTTTGTATTCAAGCTGGTGTTGAAATTCCAGAATTTCCCACCAAAAGAAGAAGATAGCCCATAATTCGGATTGGGAGAAAGGAATATATTGATGCTGATGAAAGTGAACTGCCAAATGAAACCCCAGCAGAACCGTTCAGAGGTAGTAGCTCCATCGAGCAACGAAGAAATCGTTGCCCTTGCCGAGGAAACTCTCCAGGCATGGGAACGAATGAGGAAAGGTGCTAAGAGATTAATGAGGATGTATCCTGTGAGGGTGTGTGGATATTGCCCGGAAATCCATGTTGGTCCCCAGGGGCACAAGGCTCAAAGTGGAGCACACAAACACCAACAACGCAATGGGCAGCATGGTTGGCAGTCTACAATTCTTGATGACTTGATCCCACCAAGATTTGTTTGGCATGTTCCTGATGTAAATGGGCCACCCTTGGAACGAGAGCTAAAAGATTTTTATGGGAAAGCTCCTGCTGTTGTGGAACTATGCATTCAGGCTGGTGCTGATTTACCGGAACAATATAAATCAACCATGCAACTCGATGTTGGGATCCCATCAACTATGAAAGAAGATGAGATGGTAGTTTGAAATGAAATATACTTGTAAACAAACAACTGGTGTTTGGTGTACACTACATAAATTATGCCATATGTACATGTGTTTTTATCAACCAAGTTTAACCAATTTGTTCCAGTTACTCATTGGTCTAGAAAAATAACGAAATTGTTTTTTgcttttcttcattttttattaattaatttttttttctgaagatgttttttctcttttttttctttctcatattttgttatttttacaaaataattttatgtttcttatggTGTTATTTATAACCGCAATCTTTTTTACTACGTTTTCCGATAAGGGCCTCCACTTTTGCACAATAAGATAGTGTCTCGCCATCATTCAAGGACTTCTGAGTAACGCGTGAGAATAGTCTTTCATAACAAAAATGGAACCAGAAAATAATCATGGTCTATGTCGATGACATTGATACTACATTTCTTAACCCAGTCAGGTGATGTTCCAAGAATTTTAGTCCCACACATTTACCCAAGACTTTCACAATGAGTGTGGCTTGCCACGGCTTGCACCTTTTATCTTTTGATATTGGATGTTAGGACAAAAATCAAAGAGTTTATCCTTCATGACTGCAACATCCACCTCCTTATCCCATCGATCTTTCGGATGAGTCATCTTCACCTCTTCACCTACATTTTCGTACGGATCAGCATCACCCCCTTTGGAGGAACTTGGCATGGACAGTAGTGAGTCTCTATAGGAGGCTTTTGGTGACTCTTTTTGGCCGCTTATCAACTCAATAGATAGGAATTTGGCATCACGTATTTTGACTTTTCGTGCTCCGTTGAATAAGGTTCTTTCCTTGGTTGAAATCATAGGAGAGCTTTCGTGCGGTGTTATTGTCCGACTCTTCTAACAATAATGTTTTATTATAATAGATAGCTATACATGTTAATTTggcaaattttttgttaaatttcatTGGCTGACAGTATAAAATACGTGATAAAATCATATTAATTACaaaatatagaaattaattacaaaatcCTACGTCTATAAAAGTGATATCCTTGAATCAAGTAAGACAAAACAAGTTCTAAATGTAAAATCATCAATGCAAATAAGATCGTATTTCTCACAAAGCCACAAGATCGAGCTTCTCCGGATCTGGCGCAAGTGTGATTAAAAATTTAGGGGCGTTTTGGAACTTTATATTGATGAATATGACTAGACATATACAACTAAATTGAGAAACATAATAATCCAACTTTGACCAAAGTACCAAACCAAATATTAAACAGATTAATAAAATTAGTAAGAATTCTTGAGACCTTAGTTATAAAAAGgcatacaaaaaatattaaaaagtcaATATTTATAtagtgtaaaaaaataaaaattatttactattttaaatataaaaaatattaatcatctAATATTTTTCAAATAAGTTTAGTTTCACTTCTTTTTTACTACCGTTGGGCACACATTTAAGTCATCATCAATAACGAGTACTCAAGAGGGGGGGACCAGAAATGagacaaaaaattaaatgaatgtCAAAGCTCTCTAGCTACTTTGCATAATCGAACACAATGTCGATTTCAAAACCCATAAATGGATGAAAGAGGAAGCCTAGTGGTGCAAACTTGCCATCACCAACTAGTGGTAGCTTAGAGTGTCTACAGCAAAATTAAAAGTTAACACCAATTGAATATAATTAAGAACTAGCTAGTTACCCAAAAGGTTAATCCTCCCTAAAGCTATATTATAGAAGTCTTGGAAATGTTGAAGGACACTAATTAATTAAGGTCTTAGtagtgtttttacttttttttgtccAGGGAAGTCAATTCCCGAACCCGAGAAGGAATATCATGCAAGGTGCGTTCTTGACTTCTCCACATCATTCTGTATAAATCCCAATTTCCTCAACACTTCATCTTTTATGTTTTCCAAAATACCAATCATTATATCCTTCTTGTATAAGCTACAACACAAAATTAACCAagtaaatataacataaaaattgTAGAAACAAGCATGCACGGGATGAAGGGAATTTgattagtgaaaaaaaaaaactcctaaGGATAAATTATACTTAGAGATTCAAGGAGGTTAAATTCTTAACAGAAACTCCTAAGGTTAAATTATACTTGGTGTGTTTACTATCGAAAATTTGTTTAATGAAAAATGATGTAATAATATATCTTACGGATCAAGAAAATAATTTAAGTATTATTTGTCCTCTAAAATGTTAATtgacaaaatcttttttttttcgttatcttttttttcttttatttgcgtTTTATAAAATAGTTTAACTTTGATGTGctaataatgtaaaatattttacataattttcaatcacatttatttttttataactatttacatagtaaaaacaaaaaatagttaatttttgttgACGTAGCATGATATAATTAGGTGTATGTATAAATCTATTCTTCACAGagaatgcatcaaaattaaatttaaaaaaagaaaaatttctaAAGTCAAACATCCATATCCAAAAAAATGTTAAAGCATGTAATGGAATGAAGGTGATAGAGGTAGAGGCTTACCACATGATGATTCAATCATAGTGAAGCAGGATCACCAGATAAAGAAGCCTTGATTCTCTCAACAGTGCAAGAAATAAGACTATTAACGGTTGCAACTGACCCAAGAGAAAGCTTAGCCGTTGGAACTGAATCAACCAATATTTGGAATGCAACCGTCAATAGAGAACCACCTCCGCCACCACCGCCTCCGCCAGTAGGGCCATTTGTTTCACCACCAATGCCGGTGCCGCAGCCGCCAGAACTTCCATCGGGGAGGATGGCAAATCCTGAAGGAAGAAGTGCCACATAATCTGGGTCCCCTCCATTCAAAACCACATTCATGGCAACAATGTCCACAGGAGCATAAACTACAAAGGAGCCTGTTGAATCTGTGCAACTCTCTTGTAGTATCAACATGTTGCTCTGGCTTGAATTTGCACTCTGCATTCATCAtcgtaataatattttaatttactcATACTTCACTTGCTTTAACTAAGACACACGGATTTATATATTATAGGATGTTTCCTGAAATTACAGTCTTCAAAAAGATTGGTACCCACAAAAGATTAAATCCTAAATCATCTACTCCAATTTGGGTAAACAACttaaataaattcttttaaaaaaaagtttatactTTAAGAACTTTAAGttattgtgtttggatttttagttatagaagtatttatttaaaagttGTAACGTTTGgataaagaactcaaaaaatacaatttttttacacaagaaaattttaaaataacgatgataacaaatacttttcAATATTGAATGTTTACTTAACCTAATCACTAATATTACAATTGTTTAggcaattgattctttatttattttcttattagttCTATTTTTTAGACAATTAGTTTTTACCACGTAATATCATTAAAAATTGGTTCTTCTACTTTACCTTCACCCATAACGATATTTTTGTATGTGGTgaatagtaataaaattttaattcacaataaCCTTAATGACAATGCCAAAAAAAGATTGGTACCCacaaaaaattaaatcctaaatcaTCTACTCCAATTTGGGTAAACAACTTAAATAAGctcttttaaaaaaaaggttTATACTTTAAGAACTTTAAGTTATTGTGTTTGCATTTTTAGTTATAGaagtatttatttaaaagttGTAACGTTTGgataaagaactcaaaaaatacaatttttttacacaagaaaattttaaaataacgatgataacaaatactttttaatattgaatgtttacataacctaatcactaatattacaagaaagtatagggagccaatgacctaagcgtacaatgtgtacaatgaaggtttagaaagtattagagatatgattattagtgttacattgtcatGTCAGGTtacgtttttgggatgagtggtttcaggacatggtattagagtttcaGATGGTTATCTTATTCTGCATAGTATAGGTGATGTTCAATTTATTCATAAACCAAAGATTTAGcacattgtacacattgtacacttaggccattggctccctagcattGTTTAggcaattgattctttatttgttttcttattagTTCTATTTTTTAGACAATTAGTTTTTACCACGTAATATCGTTAAAAATTAGTTCTTCTACTTTACCTTCACCCATAACGGTATTTTTGTATGTGGTgaatagtaataaaattttaattcacaataaCCTTAATGACAAtgccaaaaaaattattatgtagtTAGCATTTGCTattttattgtgtatgatatggtaggtgaacataaaaaataaatataaaatgtgtgtcaatgtatattttgttgttattttttttattttttttactcctATTAGCCTCCTCCTTTATGGGGGTGATATGAAGAACTTGTTAATTTGTTATAACTAaccataaaaataataacaagctatataaaaataaaatcacacgtgaaaaaaataaaattaaaacttagaTTTCATACTGCacacaattaaatacaaatttaataataaaaatagagtggtaaaatgataaaaaaataactaaaagaaaTATATGCAGTATGTAGTTTGTTTTAAAATGATGGTGGAGAGTTAACACACCAATATTGTTTGAGGGTAAACTGTAGGAGAttcgaacccacaacctcttaaatgagtatgaagagactatgccatttgagctattattcaTTGGCAACATAAATTacacaattattttaaaagaaaagattctTTGTatgtattaatatttatttaattgaatttctTTTGGAGAATAAAGTTACATATATCCCGATGATACCCCTATAATCGAATGCAGTatgaaatccaaattaaaattatatattcataGTGCATGAAAAATAGAActcataaaataagaaaaaaaatgtataggATTAACTCACATTGACTCTAAGTAGCGACACACAATTTCCGGTATCTCTTCCATTTGCAATGTGCGCCATTTCTTGCACTGCTCCACCATTTGAAAGAATATCCCACTGTAATTTTCAACAGGGTAAGAAAGTTAAAACCGCAAACATGAACATAAACATTtaagtaataatttaataaaaatagataGATAAAATTTCTCTATCTGTCAAAATCAATTTATAACAAGGCTGTGTGTGAAAAATGGGATCCTTTTGACCCATGACTAAAAAGTTAGTCAATGCATTGATGTACACTTCAATTTTTGGTAATCTGAATAAAATCTATCCCAAGCACTTGTGGTTtgtgtaaaaagtaaaaaccaGATAGGCATTTCCCAAGAAAaggaatttatcttatttagaaAAGGAcctatttattttgaaaaaaaaataatggaaatattaaaaagattagtgtctatttttttaaatatcttttattatatctaattcataaaaaatattattttaaagatttaaatgtaaaatatttagttaaattatgaattatttaccATCTTAactaattcaatttttattatttttatacatatttaaaaaataaaaaggtaaaaattAATAGTAGTGTCTATTGATATGCTGGTAGGATACAAGgttaatgaaaaataataataataataaaatagtttGATACTTTGAATTGTTGATtaacatatatgatcacataccTCACTTCTTGAATTCTCATCACGGAGGAAATCAAAGGCTGTTTTGGGAGGAACTGGAAGCCAAAAGGAAGTGGCAGCACTTAGAACAA
Coding sequences:
- the LOC112737541 gene encoding protein FAR1-RELATED SEQUENCE 5-like isoform X1 — translated: MEHAPDNGGSNGSFNSGTREVRPPDLEVDDKMEERVFFDEMIEESDDTEEFQGMYQDEIEQEAVNSEDLGEQEFQAMFDGNDFSHEVDELYRIEDIENIAMVDFLNISAHEMECFHFPNLQIAFDFYNHYAKSVGFGARKSKTWKNSKGEYVKQLFVCSREGFRPEKYYNMENRKREPKSETRCGCLARFVVRFVAYTGRWHVALFVESHNHDCLDPRLVGFLPTHRKMAEADASQMNNMKDAGISTPHIYAMLANQAGGYENVNYTLRDMYNEIARRRRHVLGDARAALRYLKNQKSEDTNLYYEHIVDAKGVLRALFWCDGRSQLDYEVFGDVLAFDATYKKNKYLCPVVVFSGVNHHNQTVVFGSALVTDESKEVYVWLLQQLLAAMKGKAPVSVITDGAPSMRFAIETVFPNAHHRLCAWHLIRNATSNVGNPKFTSMFKKCMLGDYEISVFEQKWFGMVEEFGVAEKNWIIDMYEKRHMWATAHIRGKFFAGFRTTSRCEGLHSIIAKYVKSQYNLVDFIKHFKRCLTYLRYKEVEADYVSISGLPVLKTALEPLERSASNFYTREIFFIFRGMLVRAARMKVVQDVAFDSFVLYTISKYGSLNSSWEVSVDNERTKFNCSCLRMDSFGIPCEHIVCVLVFLNILELPKSLVLTRWSKNAKTSTFDSSGVTWESIILSQYGCLMDWCRQLSYVASRRQERFHLVRDTVMSLIEDFKIEDEQEKQVGAEADYSDGIFPKNPQNCRSKCRPGEKVKRKPQRCSICRMEGHNKKSCPLAKDIQQQTNATSYGINRNHVEEGLDADAEMEFWASDLEEDYEEQEFWAGDSDASADMELSEEFSM
- the LOC112737541 gene encoding protein FAR1-RELATED SEQUENCE 5-like isoform X2 encodes the protein MEHAPDNGGSNGSFNSGTREVRPPDLEVDDKMEERVFFDEMIEESDDTEEFQGMYQDEIEQEAVNSEDLGEQEFQAMFDGNDFSHEVDELYRIEDIENIAMVDFLNISAHEMECFHFPNLQIAFDFYNHYAKSVGFGARKSKTWKNSKGEYVKQLFVCSREGFRPEKYYNMENRKREPKSETRCGCLARFVVRFVAYTGRWHVALFVESHNHDCLDPRLVGFLPTHRKMAEADASQMNNMKDAGISTPHIYAMLANQAGGYENVNYTLRDMYNEIARRRRHVLGDARAALRYLKNQKSEDTNLYYEHIVDAKGVLRALFWCDGRSQLDYEVFGDVLAFDATYKKNKYLCPVVVFSGVNHHNQTVVFGSALVTDESKEVYVWLLQQLLAAMKGKAPVSVITDGAPSMRFAIETVFPNAHHRLCAWHLIRNATSNVGNPKFTSMFKKCMLGDYEISVFEQKWFGMVEEFGVAEKNWIIDMYEKRHMWATAHIRGKFFAGFRTTSRCEVLKTALEPLERSASNFYTREIFFIFRGMLVRAARMKVVQDVAFDSFVLYTISKYGSLNSSWEVSVDNERTKFNCSCLRMDSFGIPCEHIVCVLVFLNILELPKSLVLTRWSKNAKTSTFDSSGVTWESIILSQYGCLMDWCRQLSYVASRRQERFHLVRDTVMSLIEDFKIEDEQEKQVGAEADYSDGIFPKNPQNCRSKCRPGEKVKRKPQRCSICRMEGHNKKSCPLAKDIQQQTNATSYGINRNHVEEGLDADAEMEFWASDLEEDYEEQEFWAGDSDASADMELSEEFSM